One genomic segment of Novisyntrophococcus fermenticellae includes these proteins:
- a CDS encoding AAA family ATPase: protein MNIEEAKQELIHTILAYTAKDAHGSYKIPLLRQRPVLLIGPPGIGKTAIVSQAAKACDIGFVSYTMTHHTRQSAVGLPLVKERVYQGNTHMVTEYTMSEILASVCEYMEKTGKREGILFLDEINCVSETLVPTMLQFLQSKTFGNHRIPQGWILVAAGNPQEYNKSARSLDVVTLDRVRCISVDVDCDTWLTYASGVGIHGSILSYLKAKPGNFYYIEQKAVEKEFVTARGWEDLSVLIRSYEELDITVDAQVTGEYLQCEEIARDFAGYYELYCTYREGYNIRGILQQSISKGEWNLQCEHMKNGSVDEHFAVVQMFCEALTDMFLECQTEDCYMRRMREVEVQLADYQKQHLLDEPAVLLENFIQRFEKSLKIKQEHQILSESESNLDIRIYRSLKEYSYRLRGKRLCIWKEYEDEIRNQLEEIKQECRSLSDELEKKLFLALKFIQESCGENIELFTFIDQISLNPAGADFLQTHPSEELTRYLAMVQLTSQETKLQEEIRKLNEKLL, encoded by the coding sequence ATGAATATAGAAGAAGCGAAGCAAGAGTTGATTCATACCATACTTGCTTATACTGCAAAGGATGCTCATGGAAGCTATAAGATTCCACTGCTGCGTCAAAGGCCGGTTCTCCTAATCGGACCGCCCGGAATCGGCAAGACTGCAATCGTATCTCAGGCGGCAAAGGCCTGTGACATAGGATTCGTCTCATATACAATGACACATCATACCCGGCAAAGTGCGGTAGGGCTGCCGCTGGTGAAAGAAAGGGTATATCAGGGAAACACACATATGGTCACCGAATATACAATGAGTGAGATATTGGCTTCTGTCTGCGAATATATGGAAAAGACGGGAAAAAGAGAAGGAATTCTGTTTCTGGATGAAATCAACTGTGTCTCAGAGACATTGGTGCCTACCATGCTTCAGTTCCTTCAGTCCAAGACATTTGGCAATCACAGGATTCCTCAGGGCTGGATCCTGGTCGCAGCAGGAAATCCTCAGGAATATAATAAATCTGCCCGTTCGCTGGACGTCGTAACTCTGGATCGTGTACGCTGCATTTCCGTAGATGTGGACTGTGATACCTGGCTTACTTATGCTTCAGGCGTGGGGATTCATGGATCCATACTCTCTTATCTCAAAGCAAAGCCGGGAAATTTTTACTATATTGAACAGAAAGCAGTGGAAAAAGAATTTGTCACCGCAAGAGGCTGGGAGGATTTGTCTGTATTAATCCGCAGCTATGAAGAATTAGACATAACGGTAGATGCGCAGGTAACAGGAGAGTATCTTCAGTGTGAAGAGATCGCACGGGATTTTGCCGGCTATTATGAATTGTACTGCACATATCGGGAAGGCTATAACATCCGGGGTATTCTGCAACAATCCATAAGTAAAGGGGAATGGAATTTACAGTGTGAGCATATGAAAAATGGCAGTGTGGATGAGCACTTTGCAGTTGTCCAGATGTTCTGTGAAGCTCTGACAGATATGTTTTTGGAATGTCAGACAGAGGATTGCTACATGAGGAGGATGCGGGAAGTGGAAGTGCAACTTGCTGATTACCAGAAACAGCATCTTCTTGATGAACCCGCGGTTCTGCTTGAAAACTTTATCCAACGGTTTGAAAAAAGTCTGAAAATCAAACAAGAACATCAAATCCTGTCAGAGTCAGAAAGTAATCTGGACATCAGAATATATCGGTCATTAAAGGAGTATTCTTACAGACTTCGTGGAAAACGTCTCTGCATATGGAAAGAATATGAAGATGAAATTAGAAATCAATTGGAAGAAATCAAGCAGGAATGCCGGTCTCTGTCAGATGAGCTGGAGAAAAAATTGTTCCTGGCACTGAAATTTATACAGGAAAGCTGCGGAGAGAATATAGAACTGTTCACATTTATCGATCAAATCAGTTTAAATCCGGCAGGAGCGGATTTCCTACAAACACATCCTTCCGAAGAATTAACCCGCTATCTTGCTATGGTTCAGCTGACAAGCCAGGAGACAAAATTACAGGAAGAGATTAGAAAGCTTAATGAAAAACTGCTGTGA
- the smpB gene encoding SsrA-binding protein SmpB, whose translation MSKEKKSSLIANNKKAYHDYFIEEKYEAGIALHGTEVKSLRMGKCSIKEAFIRIERGEMFIYGMHISPYEKGNIFNKDPLRTRKLLMHRKEILKLQGNIAEKGYTLVPLQVYFKNSLVKVEVGLARGKKLYDKRQELAKKDMRREAQRDFKVKNLY comes from the coding sequence ATGAGTAAGGAAAAAAAAAGCAGTTTGATTGCCAACAATAAGAAAGCATATCATGATTATTTTATAGAAGAGAAGTATGAAGCGGGAATTGCTTTGCACGGTACGGAGGTAAAATCGCTCAGGATGGGAAAATGCTCAATTAAAGAAGCATTTATCCGAATAGAACGTGGAGAAATGTTTATCTATGGAATGCACATCAGCCCATACGAAAAGGGGAACATCTTTAACAAAGACCCGCTTAGAACCAGAAAACTTCTGATGCATCGGAAGGAAATTCTCAAATTACAGGGAAACATTGCGGAGAAAGGCTATACGCTGGTGCCCCTTCAGGTTTACTTTAAGAACTCTCTGGTAAAGGTGGAGGTAGGGCTTGCCAGAGGTAAAAAACTCTATGATAAACGTCAGGAACTGGCCAAAAAGGACATGCGCAGAGAAGCACAGAGAGATTTTAAAGTGAAAAATTTATATTGA
- the rnr gene encoding ribonuclease R → MINKKKNINKIQKKIILDLISSKNYVPMKTKEIAVLLQIPRNKKRELQDILDTLEAEGQIVTIHRGRYKKKKIKSEIREGGSHGAWNLTGTFISHPKGYGFVERHESDEEDIFIPAPYTGDAFHMDEVEVALLPEKNGSRQEGRVVRVLAHGIGEIVGTFERSASFGFVVADNSKITRDIFIPKEFINNAVTGDKVIVQITRYGGNQKSPEGKVTEVLGQATDPGVDVLSVARVYDIPMVFPARVLSQADRCPDHVQESDRDGRLDLRDWPMVTIDGEDAKDLDDAVSLTIEDGLYKLGVHIADVSNYVQGGSALDREALKRGTSVYLVDRVIPMLPKKLSNGICSLNAGEDRLAMSCIMWIDGNGHTVQYKLAETVICVDQRMTYTDVNKILTDSDDKITQKYFEFVPMFRMMKQLSDILRSIRKKRGAIDFDFPESKIILNNLGKPVDIKPHERNAATDLIEDFMLQANETVAKEYFKREIPFLYRTHENPDMEKMEPVLTFIRNQGIEVTKSMEEITPKEIQDILSQVKGAAIEPLISRLLLRSMKQARYSIGCIGHYGLAARYYCHFTSPIRRYPDLQIHRIIKDDLRGRLNEEKMAYYRSILDDVAKQTSATERRAEEAERETDKMKMAEYMYDHIDEVYEGTVSGVTGWGLYVELPNTIEGLVHVNALMDDYYHFDEENYRLVGNDTGNVYRLGDKVKVRVAEADISNKTIDFLLEK, encoded by the coding sequence TTGATAAATAAAAAAAAGAATATTAATAAAATTCAGAAGAAGATAATATTAGATCTTATCAGTTCTAAAAATTATGTTCCTATGAAAACGAAAGAAATTGCGGTCTTACTGCAAATTCCCAGAAATAAAAAAAGAGAGCTTCAGGACATTCTAGACACTCTGGAAGCGGAAGGGCAGATTGTCACAATCCATCGGGGCCGCTATAAAAAGAAGAAAATAAAGTCTGAGATTCGTGAAGGGGGAAGCCATGGGGCTTGGAACCTGACAGGAACCTTTATCAGTCACCCCAAAGGATATGGCTTTGTCGAGCGTCATGAATCTGACGAGGAGGATATCTTTATACCAGCTCCATATACCGGTGATGCCTTTCATATGGATGAGGTGGAGGTGGCACTGCTTCCTGAAAAAAACGGCAGCCGGCAGGAGGGCAGAGTTGTGAGAGTACTTGCCCATGGAATCGGGGAAATTGTCGGAACTTTTGAAAGAAGTGCTTCTTTTGGATTTGTAGTAGCTGATAACAGTAAAATTACCAGAGATATCTTTATCCCCAAGGAATTTATAAACAACGCAGTAACAGGTGATAAAGTGATTGTACAGATAACCCGGTACGGCGGAAACCAGAAAAGTCCGGAAGGGAAAGTGACAGAGGTTTTGGGACAGGCTACAGATCCGGGAGTGGATGTGCTCTCCGTAGCGCGGGTTTATGATATTCCAATGGTATTTCCTGCCAGGGTACTGAGCCAGGCTGACCGCTGCCCGGATCATGTGCAGGAAAGCGACAGAGATGGCAGGCTGGACTTAAGAGACTGGCCGATGGTTACAATCGATGGAGAGGATGCCAAAGATCTGGATGACGCCGTTTCCCTGACGATAGAAGATGGATTGTATAAGCTGGGGGTTCACATCGCAGATGTCAGTAACTACGTACAGGGAGGAAGTGCCCTGGACAGAGAAGCCTTGAAGAGAGGGACCAGTGTCTATCTTGTGGACAGGGTAATACCCATGCTCCCCAAAAAACTTTCCAACGGGATTTGTTCGCTTAATGCCGGAGAGGACAGACTTGCCATGTCCTGTATTATGTGGATAGACGGGAATGGGCATACCGTACAGTATAAGCTTGCTGAAACTGTGATTTGTGTCGACCAGAGGATGACCTACACAGATGTAAATAAGATACTGACGGATTCCGACGATAAAATCACGCAGAAGTATTTTGAGTTTGTACCGATGTTTCGTATGATGAAGCAGCTTTCTGATATACTTCGTTCAATCAGAAAGAAGAGAGGAGCTATCGATTTTGACTTTCCTGAAAGTAAGATTATCCTGAATAACCTCGGAAAGCCTGTCGATATAAAGCCACATGAGCGAAATGCAGCCACCGATCTTATCGAAGATTTCATGCTTCAGGCCAATGAGACTGTAGCAAAAGAATATTTTAAAAGAGAGATTCCTTTTTTATACAGAACACATGAAAATCCGGATATGGAAAAGATGGAACCTGTACTGACTTTTATCAGAAATCAGGGGATTGAAGTTACAAAAAGCATGGAAGAAATCACCCCAAAAGAAATTCAGGACATCCTGAGTCAGGTAAAGGGGGCAGCGATTGAACCTCTAATCAGCAGACTTTTGCTCCGTTCCATGAAGCAGGCCAGATATTCGATTGGGTGTATCGGTCATTATGGACTGGCAGCCAGGTATTACTGCCACTTTACATCCCCAATCCGGCGCTATCCCGATCTTCAGATTCACAGAATTATCAAGGATGATTTGAGAGGAAGACTGAACGAAGAAAAGATGGCGTATTATCGCTCCATCCTGGATGATGTGGCAAAACAGACTTCAGCTACGGAACGCAGGGCGGAAGAAGCAGAACGGGAAACAGATAAGATGAAGATGGCGGAATATATGTATGATCATATCGATGAAGTATATGAAGGTACGGTTTCCGGAGTAACCGGCTGGGGTCTCTATGTAGAACTTCCGAATACGATAGAAGGACTGGTTCATGTGAATGCATTAATGGATGATTACTATCATTTTGATGAAGAAAATTACCGGTTGGTGGGAAATGATACGGGAAATGTTTACCGGCTGGGAGATAAGGTGAAAGTTCGTGTGGCAGAAGCGGATATCAGTAATAAAACCATAGACTTTTTGTTGGAGAAATAA
- a CDS encoding vWA domain-containing protein, which yields MEEEKTCHYCQRGKIELRMETIAARIWSLTRQTLIREHPELGRALRGIKFQKTEKDNPFGLHGFTVCYEPMSVITMYNKDADFLRHALLHMIYHGILMHPALKAEGDYRIWNLACDIQIYMYQRKSEYSREELTLHGIYKQIQEKLRLSQNPEEVLKELESAYQVDDHRFWQDTLVVDKDCKDPTAYRRMKLYETRKIVAYWQGKGHEFSIEESENSRKRGIRAGQGTRSVTVKKKKSYDYKTFLRQFAVYNEEMALDLDGFDYIPYWYSRTYYKDVVLMEPLEYQEVCRLEELVIAIDTSGSCSGQLVREFLEQTYAIFMERAQFFSRMSVYVIQCDSMIQEVVHITSREAWENYAGSLKVKGLGGTDFRPVFQLVNEKCRTGEIKNLKGMLYFTDGDGIYPANKPDYETAFVFLNDSLKKAEVPKWALALDLQLKIKK from the coding sequence ATGGAAGAAGAAAAAACTTGTCATTACTGCCAGAGAGGGAAAATTGAGCTGCGGATGGAAACAATTGCGGCCCGAATCTGGTCACTTACCAGACAGACATTAATCAGAGAACATCCTGAACTTGGAAGAGCTTTACGAGGTATTAAGTTTCAGAAAACGGAGAAAGATAACCCCTTTGGGTTACATGGTTTCACGGTCTGCTATGAACCGATGTCCGTCATCACAATGTATAATAAAGATGCTGACTTTTTAAGACATGCCTTGCTTCATATGATTTATCATGGAATATTGATGCATCCTGCATTAAAAGCAGAAGGGGATTACCGAATCTGGAATCTGGCCTGTGATATTCAGATATACATGTATCAAAGAAAAAGCGAATATTCCAGAGAAGAACTTACTTTGCATGGGATATATAAGCAAATTCAGGAAAAACTAAGGCTGTCCCAAAATCCAGAGGAGGTTCTTAAGGAGTTGGAGTCTGCTTATCAGGTAGATGATCACAGGTTCTGGCAAGATACTCTGGTTGTGGATAAAGACTGTAAAGATCCGACTGCCTATCGACGGATGAAGCTTTATGAGACCAGAAAAATCGTTGCTTACTGGCAGGGAAAGGGGCATGAATTTTCTATAGAAGAGTCAGAAAATAGCAGGAAGAGAGGGATTCGTGCAGGACAAGGTACCAGGTCCGTAACTGTAAAAAAGAAAAAGAGTTATGATTATAAGACTTTTCTTAGGCAGTTTGCAGTATATAATGAGGAAATGGCTCTGGATTTGGATGGTTTTGACTATATTCCCTACTGGTACAGCCGTACGTATTATAAGGATGTCGTCCTTATGGAACCTTTGGAATACCAGGAGGTATGTAGGCTGGAAGAGCTTGTGATAGCGATTGATACCTCTGGGTCCTGTTCTGGTCAGCTTGTAAGGGAATTTCTGGAACAGACCTACGCTATTTTCATGGAAAGAGCACAATTTTTCAGCCGGATGAGCGTTTATGTGATTCAGTGTGATTCCATGATTCAGGAAGTGGTACATATTACCAGCAGGGAGGCATGGGAGAATTATGCGGGAAGCCTGAAGGTTAAGGGGCTTGGAGGAACAGATTTCAGGCCGGTCTTTCAGCTGGTCAATGAAAAATGCAGAACCGGAGAGATTAAGAATCTGAAAGGGATGTTGTATTTTACGGATGGAGATGGAATCTATCCGGCAAATAAGCCAGATTATGAAACAGCCTTTGTCTTTTTAAATGATTCCTTAAAGAAAGCAGAAGTTCCGAAATGGGCATTGGCACTGGATTTACAGCTGAAAATCAAGAAGTAA
- the gpmI gene encoding 2,3-bisphosphoglycerate-independent phosphoglycerate mutase, with amino-acid sequence MSKKPTVLMILDGYGLNQNCDHNAICEARTPVMDQLMSQCPYVQGQASGLAVGLPEGQMGNSEVGHLNMGAGRIVYQELTRITKAIEDGDFFENQELLTAVRNAKKQGSSLHLMGLLSDGGVHSHNTHVYGLLELAKREGLEKVYVHCFLDGRDTPPSSGKEYIKELQTKMDELQIGEIGVISGRYYAMDRDNRWDRVEMAYQALTKGEGLKGTDAAEAVQASYDTGKTDEFVLPVVMEKEGNPVASIQDKDSVIFFNFRPDRARELTRAFCDPEFTGFEREKKLDLTFVCFTDYDETIPNKLVAFKKESIVNTFGEFLARHHMTQARIAETEKYAHVTFFFNGGIETPNPGEDRILVKSPKVATYDLQPEMSAPEVCNKLVEAVKSQKYDVIIINFANPDMVGHTGVETAAIRAIETVDACVGKTVDAIKEVDGQMFICADHGNAEQLIDYETGEPFTAHTTNPVPFLLVNADPSYTLREDGRLCDIVPTLIELMGMEQPKEMTGKSLLIKK; translated from the coding sequence ATGAGTAAAAAACCAACTGTTTTAATGATTTTAGATGGATATGGTCTCAATCAAAATTGTGACCATAACGCAATTTGTGAGGCACGTACACCGGTTATGGATCAGCTTATGAGCCAGTGTCCCTATGTACAGGGACAGGCCAGTGGTCTGGCTGTCGGACTTCCGGAAGGCCAGATGGGAAATTCTGAAGTCGGGCATCTGAACATGGGTGCAGGCCGTATTGTATATCAGGAGCTGACCAGAATTACCAAGGCAATAGAAGACGGTGATTTTTTTGAAAACCAGGAACTCCTGACAGCAGTGAGAAATGCAAAGAAACAGGGTAGCTCCCTTCATTTGATGGGGCTGTTATCCGATGGTGGTGTACACAGCCATAACACCCATGTATACGGATTGCTGGAACTTGCGAAAAGAGAGGGGCTGGAAAAAGTCTACGTTCACTGTTTCCTGGATGGGCGTGATACCCCTCCATCCTCCGGTAAGGAATATATAAAAGAACTTCAGACGAAGATGGATGAACTGCAGATAGGTGAAATCGGGGTAATTTCCGGACGTTATTATGCTATGGATCGTGATAATCGCTGGGACCGTGTAGAGATGGCATATCAGGCTCTGACAAAGGGAGAAGGCTTGAAAGGCACCGACGCAGCAGAGGCAGTACAAGCTTCCTATGACACCGGAAAGACAGATGAATTCGTATTGCCCGTGGTCATGGAAAAAGAGGGAAATCCAGTGGCTTCCATTCAGGATAAGGATTCTGTGATTTTCTTTAACTTCCGTCCGGACCGTGCAAGAGAGCTTACCAGAGCATTCTGTGATCCGGAATTTACAGGATTTGAAAGAGAGAAAAAACTGGATTTGACATTTGTCTGCTTTACGGATTATGATGAAACAATTCCGAATAAGCTGGTAGCATTCAAAAAAGAAAGCATTGTGAATACTTTTGGAGAATTTCTGGCCCGGCATCACATGACACAGGCGCGTATTGCAGAGACTGAAAAGTATGCACATGTAACCTTCTTCTTTAATGGCGGAATTGAAACACCGAATCCGGGTGAAGACAGGATTCTTGTGAAATCTCCAAAAGTAGCGACCTATGATCTGCAGCCTGAGATGAGTGCACCGGAAGTTTGCAATAAGCTGGTGGAGGCAGTCAAATCTCAGAAGTACGATGTAATCATTATTAACTTTGCCAATCCGGATATGGTGGGACATACAGGGGTTGAAACAGCAGCGATACGGGCAATTGAAACTGTGGATGCCTGCGTGGGGAAAACTGTGGATGCGATAAAAGAGGTGGATGGACAGATGTTTATCTGTGCAGACCATGGAAATGCGGAACAGCTTATCGATTATGAGACCGGAGAGCCATTTACCGCACATACAACGAATCCGGTTCCATTCCTTCTGGTAAATGCGGATCCTTCCTATACCTTAAGAGAAGATGGGAGGTTGTGTGACATCGTTCCGACACTGATTGAATTGATGGGTATGGAACAGCCCAAAGAGATGACCGGAAAATCCTTACTGATAAAAAAGTAA
- a CDS encoding response regulator transcription factor, which produces MEKLKILVVDDESRMRKLVRDFLIRKDYEVLEAGDGEEAVDLFLEEKDIALIILDVMMPKMDGWQVCREIRQYSKVPIIMLTAKSDERDELLGFELGVDEYISKPFSPKILVARVEAILRRTGHKEQEELLEAGGIVIDKAAHQATLDGNPVELSYKEFELLTYFLENQGIALSREKILNHVWNYDYFGDARTIDTHVKKLRSKMGEKGEFIKTIWGMGYKFEVDR; this is translated from the coding sequence ATGGAAAAGCTGAAGATATTAGTTGTAGACGATGAAAGCAGGATGCGAAAGCTGGTCAGGGATTTTTTGATCAGGAAAGATTATGAGGTTTTGGAAGCGGGCGATGGGGAAGAAGCCGTAGACCTGTTTTTAGAGGAGAAAGATATAGCTCTGATTATTTTGGATGTGATGATGCCTAAGATGGACGGATGGCAGGTTTGCCGCGAAATCCGTCAGTATTCCAAGGTTCCGATTATCATGCTTACGGCTAAGAGTGATGAGCGGGATGAACTTCTGGGTTTTGAATTGGGAGTGGATGAATACATTTCCAAGCCTTTCAGTCCCAAGATTTTAGTGGCCCGGGTGGAGGCTATCTTAAGAAGAACCGGTCATAAGGAACAGGAAGAATTACTGGAAGCAGGGGGAATTGTTATAGACAAGGCGGCTCATCAGGCTACTCTGGATGGAAATCCAGTTGAGTTGAGTTATAAGGAATTTGAATTGCTTACGTATTTTCTGGAGAATCAGGGCATTGCATTGTCACGCGAAAAAATTTTAAATCATGTTTGGAACTATGACTATTTTGGAGATGCCCGGACCATAGATACGCATGTAAAAAAATTGAGAAGCAAGATGGGTGAAAAAGGCGAATTCATTAAGACCATCTGGGGGATGGGATATAAATTTGAGGTAGACAGATGA
- a CDS encoding sensor histidine kinase, giving the protein MKKSLRLRVAFTFIALIALSVVVTSVLNYTFLPRYYLSKKAEILECSWDMINTDKDVTIESGAKLIKFCINNNLDMVGTDANLNINWFYAVDEQKLQASLFGHAILGDTFNSDVIKDTGQYQIQRSRDPNQNLNYLELWGKMDNGGYFLVRTPLQGIQDASQISNQFYLNTGFAVLIVGGIAIWFITKRIVKPIQELTVISQQMADLDFDTRYESGGEDEIGELGNNFNRMSNKLEETITELKKANVELQYDIEKKTQIDEMRKEFLSNVTHELKTPIALIQGYAEGLKDCVNDDSESREYYCDVIIDESGKMNQMVKKLLNLNQLESGNDQVNMERFDLSELIRGVLQSSHILIEQKEAKVIFHPKGSVNVWGDEFKIEEVVTNYLTNALNHLNGEKTIEITCEEKEGIVKTTVFNTGEPIPEEDLDKVWIKFYKVDKARTREYGGSGIGLSIVKAIMDSMHQECGATNYENGVAFWFTLESK; this is encoded by the coding sequence ATGAAAAAGTCTCTGAGACTGCGGGTGGCTTTTACCTTTATTGCCCTGATAGCTTTATCGGTAGTTGTGACCAGCGTGTTGAATTATACGTTTCTTCCCCGTTATTATTTGTCGAAAAAAGCAGAGATTCTTGAATGCAGCTGGGACATGATTAATACTGATAAAGACGTGACGATAGAATCAGGCGCAAAGCTCATAAAATTTTGCATCAACAATAATCTCGATATGGTAGGGACAGATGCAAATCTGAATATAAACTGGTTTTATGCGGTGGACGAACAAAAGCTTCAGGCAAGTCTTTTTGGACATGCGATATTGGGTGACACATTCAATTCTGATGTTATAAAAGACACCGGACAATATCAGATTCAGCGCTCCCGCGATCCGAATCAGAATTTAAATTATCTGGAGCTTTGGGGAAAGATGGACAATGGGGGCTATTTTTTGGTGAGAACTCCCTTACAAGGTATACAGGATGCCTCGCAAATTTCGAATCAGTTTTATTTAAATACGGGTTTTGCAGTTTTAATTGTAGGGGGCATTGCAATCTGGTTCATTACGAAAAGGATTGTAAAGCCAATACAGGAATTGACAGTAATTTCCCAGCAGATGGCGGATCTGGATTTTGATACGAGGTATGAAAGCGGCGGAGAAGATGAAATCGGAGAACTTGGCAATAATTTTAACAGAATGTCCAATAAACTCGAGGAAACCATCACAGAGCTAAAGAAAGCAAATGTGGAACTGCAATATGATATTGAGAAAAAGACACAGATTGATGAGATGCGTAAAGAGTTTCTTTCAAATGTAACCCACGAATTAAAAACCCCGATTGCACTGATTCAGGGATATGCGGAAGGCCTGAAAGATTGTGTCAATGATGATTCGGAAAGCAGGGAATATTATTGTGATGTTATCATTGATGAATCAGGAAAGATGAATCAGATGGTGAAAAAGCTGTTAAATTTAAATCAGTTGGAATCAGGTAATGACCAGGTGAACATGGAAAGATTTGATTTATCGGAGTTAATCCGCGGAGTGCTTCAGTCTTCTCATATTTTAATTGAGCAAAAAGAAGCAAAGGTCATCTTTCATCCGAAGGGCAGTGTGAATGTATGGGGGGATGAATTTAAAATAGAAGAAGTAGTCACCAACTATCTGACTAATGCCTTGAATCATCTGAATGGTGAAAAAACCATTGAAATTACTTGTGAAGAAAAAGAAGGAATTGTGAAAACTACGGTATTTAACACGGGGGAGCCAATTCCGGAGGAGGATCTGGACAAAGTCTGGATTAAATTTTATAAGGTGGATAAAGCCAGAACACGAGAGTATGGAGGCAGTGGCATCGGGCTATCCATCGTAAAAGCAATTATGGACTCCATGCATCAGGAATGTGGAGCAACCAATTATGAGAACGGAGTAGCTTTCTGGTTCACGCTGGAATCAAAATAG
- the eno gene encoding phosphopyruvate hydratase gives MYRYLPIRRVYAREVLDSRGNPTVEVEVTVGEGIIGIDGYTGRAMVPSGASTGKFEAVELRDGEKRYKGLGVSRAVDNVNTKLAEAVLGENALNQAYIDQLLIEADGTTNKEHIGANAILGVSLAVARAAAKALRLPLYQYLGGCHTRQLPIPMMNILNGGRHADNTVDLQEFMVMPVGAENFHQALTMCAEIYHDLKKLLKEKGLSTAVGDEGGFAPDVRDSDETLALIMEAVERSGYQPGEQIAVAIDAAASELYDEEKDLYIFPGESSMTGKEVQRNSGEMVEYYKELVAKYPIISIEDGLHEEDWDGWKTMTEELGKKIQLVGDDLFVTNIKRLRCGIDLQVANAILVKVNQIGTLTEALDAVEMAQHAGYRAVISHRSGETEDSFIADLAVATSAGQIKTGAPCRSDRNAKYNQLLRIEEYLGCITEFGSLEGIQARKRKQD, from the coding sequence ATGTATCGCTATTTACCTATTCGTAGAGTTTACGCAAGAGAAGTGTTGGATTCCAGGGGCAATCCGACTGTGGAAGTGGAGGTTACCGTAGGAGAAGGTATCATCGGTATTGACGGATATACAGGACGCGCCATGGTGCCGTCGGGAGCATCTACCGGAAAGTTCGAGGCAGTAGAACTGAGGGATGGAGAAAAAAGATACAAAGGGTTGGGTGTTTCAAGGGCTGTTGATAATGTAAACACCAAACTGGCGGAGGCAGTACTGGGAGAGAATGCTCTGAATCAGGCATATATCGACCAACTTCTGATAGAGGCAGATGGAACTACAAATAAAGAGCATATAGGCGCCAATGCAATCCTGGGTGTATCCCTGGCTGTCGCCAGGGCAGCTGCTAAAGCCCTGCGTCTTCCTCTGTATCAATATCTGGGTGGCTGTCATACGAGACAACTGCCGATTCCCATGATGAACATTCTGAATGGAGGGCGCCATGCGGACAATACAGTAGATCTGCAGGAGTTTATGGTTATGCCTGTGGGAGCGGAAAATTTTCATCAGGCCTTAACGATGTGTGCGGAAATCTACCATGATTTAAAGAAATTACTAAAGGAAAAGGGATTATCCACAGCGGTTGGGGATGAAGGTGGATTCGCGCCGGATGTAAGAGATTCTGATGAAACGCTGGCTCTTATCATGGAAGCGGTGGAACGGTCCGGCTACCAGCCCGGCGAGCAGATCGCAGTTGCAATCGATGCAGCGGCAAGCGAGCTTTACGATGAGGAGAAAGATTTATATATCTTCCCGGGTGAGAGCAGCATGACCGGAAAAGAAGTGCAGAGGAATTCCGGAGAAATGGTAGAATACTATAAGGAGCTTGTTGCTAAATATCCTATTATATCCATTGAAGATGGTCTGCACGAAGAGGATTGGGATGGCTGGAAGACGATGACCGAAGAACTGGGTAAGAAGATACAGCTGGTCGGAGATGATTTATTTGTAACAAATATTAAACGTCTTCGCTGCGGCATCGATCTTCAGGTAGCCAATGCCATCCTGGTAAAGGTAAATCAGATCGGAACTTTGACAGAAGCACTGGATGCGGTAGAGATGGCACAGCATGCAGGATACCGCGCTGTTATTTCTCACCGTTCCGGTGAGACGGAAGACTCCTTTATAGCGGATCTGGCTGTTGCCACCAGTGCCGGGCAGATAAAAACAGGTGCTCCCTGCCGTTCGGACAGAAACGCAAAATACAATCAGCTCTTAAGAATTGAAGAGTATCTGGGCTGTATAACAGAATTTGGCTCCCTGGAAGGAATTCAGGCGAGAAAGAGAAAGCAGGATTGA
- the secG gene encoding preprotein translocase subunit SecG: protein MVILRTIITILYVIDCIALLVVVLMQEGKQQGLGALAGISDTYWGKNKGRSAEGTLVKMTKLLAVLFIVMSIVLNLNF from the coding sequence ATGGTAATTTTAAGAACTATAATAACAATATTATATGTGATAGATTGTATAGCATTGCTTGTAGTCGTATTGATGCAGGAGGGAAAGCAGCAGGGTCTTGGAGCTTTAGCAGGTATCTCTGATACCTACTGGGGGAAGAATAAGGGACGTTCTGCGGAAGGTACGTTGGTTAAGATGACAAAACTGCTGGCGGTTTTATTTATCGTTATGTCAATTGTACTGAATTTGAACTTTTAA